Part of the Dethiobacter alkaliphilus AHT 1 genome, ATGGCATCGGTGTCTACCGATACATTTATTCTGATTGTTTCAAGAGGAGCTTCAGGATCAACGGGCGGGTCAACTTGCTGATTTATGGAGTATGTAATACCGTCAATGGTAAAAGAGTTGGTCGTTCTGGTTCCTTCAAAACCATTGATTCTAAAAACCGCATCCCGACCGGATTGCCCCACTTCTCCTTCAGCATTTGGCACCAGACCAAGAGCGGAGAAGAAGTTACCACCGTCATCGGTGGTGATATGTCCTGCTCCCGTCTCCCTTGCGGTCATGGTAAAGGTGTCACTGAATGTGCTGTAGGAAACCTGCACACCAGCGTTACTATTATTAATTCGTTGAAGGACGCTACCAAAAGTGTCACTTTCACTTATTTCAATTTCTACATCATTGATAGTCAAAGAAAATCGCCCATCCTCAAAATTAAGGACGCCTTCGCCTGCCGCTTCCCCTAACTTACTACTGATAGTAGCCATTGTATCCGTCATGCTAAGCCGCATTCCTTCTTCATGACCAGCGGTAACTTCATTTGCTATCGCTTTAGCAGCAGTGGCACTCTGAAGCACTTGAAACGTAGACTCTCCCTGGAAAGCGATGGCGCCAGCACTGACGGAGACAATACCCGGCATGCTGGAGGTTGCTGACATTTTTTTCATTGCCGAGGCAGAAGTAAGGTTCGTCTCGGGTTTTAGGATATCAAAGTACTGGTCGCGAAAACTACGAACTTTGTTGGTCATTTCGCGGTACTGTTCTTTTTGCCACTGCAGCGTCTGGCGCTGCTGGAAAGTGCGGTCCACCTTCATGCGTTCCACACGCATCAGGTCGCGAATAATCTGTTCTGTATCAAAGCCGGAGGCTATACCTCCGATACGTAATGTGCTCATGGGTGAAGCCTCCTTGTGTTAAAGATAAATCCTACTTCTTATCGTCTAGCATTGCGGCGGCGATTTTTTTGGTGTCCAGCGTATACTCGCCTTTGGCAATAGCTTCTTTGAGCTGCTCCACCCGCTCCGTTCTTACTTCGGGCGGAACCGAGGCTGCTTTAACCAGTTCCTGCACTTTGGCTGCTTCGCCGGAAATGGAGAGCTTATCGCCCTTGGCAGATTCTTGAGGGCTTTTGGCCTTTGCTTTTTCGTCTGCCTGGGCTTTATAAAGTTTGTTAACCTGAATGCCGTGGTTGTTGTTAATTTTCATGGAAAACACTCCTTTAGCTTGCTCACCTATTGTATCGGCAGGATGGCAAATTACTTTACCCTCAGAATACAAAAATATATTTTTTGAGAAGATAAAGACAAACATATTGAGTAAGGTGGGATTTAGATGTTATCGCTAACTAGCTGGAATCCGTACGGCGAATTTGCCAGGATGGCTGAAGAGCAGCGGCATATGCGTTTTCCCGACAGTCCGTTTCTGGATATGAAGGGGCAGCCTTATGACAGGATGCCCGGGCCGACCGTGGATATCCATGAAACGGAGAAGGAAGTGCTGGTCAGTGCGGAGATACCGGGAGCTAATCCGGATGAATTGGACATTACCGTGGATGATATGCAGATTACTATAAGTGGAGAAATTAAGCGCCGGGCCGATAGGGAACGGGACGGCTACCGTATGGTGGAGAGGCGTTATGGTAGATTCTCCAGGACCGTACCGCTGCCGGTGGAGGTAAAACCGGATGAAGCCTGGGCAGATTATCATCATGGTGTATTGGAAGTACGGATTAATAAAGTAGAAAACGGGCGGATACGCTCACGCAAATTAAAAGTAAATACACAGCAACACTAAAAAATGCGACCGCCTGGTCGCAT contains:
- the fliD gene encoding flagellar filament capping protein FliD translates to MSTLRIGGIASGFDTEQIIRDLMRVERMKVDRTFQQRQTLQWQKEQYREMTNKVRSFRDQYFDILKPETNLTSASAMKKMSATSSMPGIVSVSAGAIAFQGESTFQVLQSATAAKAIANEVTAGHEEGMRLSMTDTMATISSKLGEAAGEGVLNFEDGRFSLTINDVEIEISESDTFGSVLQRINNSNAGVQVSYSTFSDTFTMTARETGAGHITTDDGGNFFSALGLVPNAEGEVGQSGRDAVFRINGFEGTRTTNSFTIDGITYSINQQVDPPVDPEAPLETIRINVSVDTDAIFNTIEKFISDYNQLIDDISGKLNEERFRGFPPLTDEQKEAMSDREIELWEEKAQSGLLRRDSALENMLRNMRSALYDMVGEGHLSSIGIETSRNYLDNGKLVLKNGGNDLRAAIAENPDSVVDLFARRSDISYSPNLSAEDRSQRYQESGLAHRLSDILQDNIRTTRNSNGRKGVLLERAGIVGDTTEFDNYYDNQIKQVNRQIDRINEMLQRREEQYYRRFTAMEKALQQLHSQGDWLMMQLQQF
- the flgM gene encoding flagellar biosynthesis anti-sigma factor FlgM; protein product: MKINNNHGIQVNKLYKAQADEKAKAKSPQESAKGDKLSISGEAAKVQELVKAASVPPEVRTERVEQLKEAIAKGEYTLDTKKIAAAMLDDKK
- a CDS encoding Hsp20/alpha crystallin family protein, producing MLSLTSWNPYGEFARMAEEQRHMRFPDSPFLDMKGQPYDRMPGPTVDIHETEKEVLVSAEIPGANPDELDITVDDMQITISGEIKRRADRERDGYRMVERRYGRFSRTVPLPVEVKPDEAWADYHHGVLEVRINKVENGRIRSRKLKVNTQQH